Part of the Pyrobaculum calidifontis JCM 11548 genome, GATTTCTGGGAGTCGTACGGGGCCATTGATGTCTTGATCTATTATTAGTATAGTGGTTTGTTTGCCGCCTCTTTCAATTGTGGCATAGTTGAAGGTGCGTTTTTGATTTTCGGCGCCGGTGTACGCTTTTCTCCTGCACGACGTTTTTTAAATTGGATCCCCGCGATATATAAATGCCGAACGGCGAAGAGAGCTGAAATATAGACAAAGATAAAGGGCAAGTTGCACGACGTTTTAAAAACGCCGAAATGTATATAGATACGTCATGAGTTATATAGATGTTAGAGCACTGGGTTGCCGCGTTTTGCGGGTTGTCGGCGTGGACTGTTCTAGGGGCTTGTCGTGTGGCCTACCGCTGGCCGCCGTCTTTGGCTGTTTCGCCGGGGCAGGGGAGGGGGGTGGCGCGGACTACGCCTAGGCCCATGCCGCGGCCTGTGCCCACGTTGAAGGCCTCCATTAGGCGGATGGTCTTCCACACGTCGGCGAGGCGCCTCTTGCCGTAGATGCGGTAGAGGGCCCACCCCACGAAGCCCCTGGCGACGCCGCCGTTTGGAAGCTTCACTGTCCTCACGCAGGAGCCGCGCCTCCTGCACCAGCACCCCACGTCGGTGAGGGCGACGTAGGTGTAGACCCAGCGGAGGAAGGGCGCGCCGAGCTTCAACAGGCCGAGCTCCCTCCCGTGCCTCACCGCGGACTTGAAGAGGGTCAGGGGGCGGGGAAGGAAGTCGAAGAGGGCCCGCCTCCTCTTGTAAAGCGGCGGCACGGCGAACCTCGTCGGGGTGAGGAACTCCAGCTTAAAGCACCTCGCCTCGGGGAGGGGGTCCAGCCACACGTCCCGCATCTCCACCTCAGCCACCTCCACCCTCCGCCCAAAGAGCTCCACCCCACCCCCCAGGAGCCGCTCCACAAACCCCCTCGCCAGCCCCTCACCCGCGAAGCCCACCCGAAACTCCAAGAGGTCCCCCGGCCCCACCACAGCCAAGTCCACCACCGGCCTCCCCCCGACGAAGAGCGGCGTCACGGAGAAGGGCTTCGGCCCCGCGCCGTGGAGAGAGGGGTCAGTCAGCCTAAGCACCAGCGACTCCACCACAGTCCCCGTGAACCCCCCCAGCGAGAACCCCTCCCGAGCCGCCAACACCACCCGCACCACATACGCCACACGTGACGCACACCCCACATATAAAAACGTGTCAGACGCAGGTCCCGCGCAGAGCTACGCCGCTGGCTACATCCGCGCCAACGGAAACTGCGTCAACACGGCCAAACCCTCCATTCAGACGGCGGTACCACGGACGAGGCATACATCGACGCAGTATGGGCTAGGCCGACACCTCGGCGGTGTAGGCGCTCCCGCCTGTGCTTGTGGAGGTGACCTCAGTAGCTGAAACGCATCGTAGAGCCTCCTCTGCCACTCGGGGCCCAGAGTTCCCTTGGGCCCACACACTTACGCCAAGAAGTGCTTTATGTCCAAGACAAACGTCTCTGAGAAGCAGACGCGCCCAGCCACGTGAAGCACTTTTCGCCCAATGGCGGCGCCGATGGAGCGTGCCCAAAGGGACCTCTCGCAGAGAAGACCTCCACATTGGGCCACTGCCCCTCCTGACCCCCATCCCCCTTGAAGATTCTCACAAGCCTAGTCTTAAGAGGC contains:
- the cas6 gene encoding CRISPR-associated endoribonuclease Cas6, which translates into the protein MAYVVRVVLAAREGFSLGGFTGTVVESLVLRLTDPSLHGAGPKPFSVTPLFVGGRPVVDLAVVGPGDLLEFRVGFAGEGLARGFVERLLGGGVELFGRRVEVAEVEMRDVWLDPLPEARCFKLEFLTPTRFAVPPLYKRRRALFDFLPRPLTLFKSAVRHGRELGLLKLGAPFLRWVYTYVALTDVGCWCRRRGSCVRTVKLPNGGVARGFVGWALYRIYGKRRLADVWKTIRLMEAFNVGTGRGMGLGVVRATPLPCPGETAKDGGQR